The following proteins are co-located in the Manihot esculenta cultivar AM560-2 chromosome 9, M.esculenta_v8, whole genome shotgun sequence genome:
- the LOC122724631 gene encoding exopolygalacturonase-like has product MDTKIIFSIVSLLFINFSLDQAQAAIFDITKFGAAPDGKADASQNIRFNFITKGLVRDITSLNSKYFHVNVLGCDDFTVEGFKVSTPEGSLNTDGIHIGRSKGVTISNAKIGTGDDCISIGDGTENLKITKVACGPGHGISIGSLGKYENEDPVSDCTLTGTTNGVRIKTWPVMFPNTATNIHFQDITMENVSNPIIVDQMYCPWNKCNKKEPSKVKISDVSFKNIKGTSATALTVQLICSSGVPCEKVELANIDLTYSGPEGPAKSECIDVKPTIVGKIPEGCK; this is encoded by the exons atggatactaaaataattttctcaattGTATCTCTATTGTTCATAAATTTCTCTCTTGATCAAGCACAGGCAGCTATTTTTGATATAACAAAATTTGGTGCAGCACCTGATGGAAAAGCAGATGCAAGTCAG AATATAAGGTTTAACTTCATTACCAAAGGCTTAGTTCGTGACATAACGTCTCTTAATAGCAAGTACTTTCACGTCAATGTATTGGGATGTGATGACTTCACAGTTGAAGGCTTCAAAGTCAGTACACCTGAAGGTAGCCTTAATACGGATGGAATTCATATTGGGCGATCAAAGGGAGTGACTATATCTAATGCCAAAATAGGCACGGGTGATGATTGTATCTCTATTGGTGATGGAACCGAAAATCTAAAAATCACAAAAGTGGCATGTGGACCTGGTCATGGCATCAGCATAGGGAGCTTGGGGAAGTATGAGAATGAAGATCCTGTTTCCGATTGCACCCTCACCGGTACAACTAATGGTGTTAGAATTAAAACTTGGCCTGTAATGTTTCCTAATACTGCAACTAATATTCATTTCCAAGATATTACTATGGAAAATGTCTCCAATCCTATTATTGTAGATCAAATGTATTGTCCATGGAACAAATGCAATAAAAAG gaaCCATCTAAAGTGAAGATTAGTGATGTTAGCTTCAAAAATATAAAGGGAACTTCTGCAACTGCTCTTACCGTTCAACTTATATGCAGCAGTGGAGTCCCATGTGAAAAAGTGGAACTTGCGAACATTGACTTGACATATAGTGGTCCTGAAGGCCCAGCAAAATCTGAATGCATTGATGTTAAGCCAACAATTGTAGGGAAGATTCCAGAGGGATGCAAATAG